In the genome of Phacochoerus africanus isolate WHEZ1 chromosome 10, ROS_Pafr_v1, whole genome shotgun sequence, one region contains:
- the MRPS18C gene encoding 28S ribosomal protein S18c, mitochondrial isoform X3: MAAVVSLCSRLGRRKSTDFVNAAVCLTDPGTHAVLWRSCSQYKQVASNEDLLLSQFISPFTGCIYGRHITGLCGKKQKEITKAIKRAQILGFMPVTYKDPAYLKDPKVCNIKYRE; encoded by the exons ATGGCCGCTGTGGTATCTCTTTGCAGTCGGTTGGGGAGGAGAAAGTCGACAGACTTCGTGAATGCTGCTGTCTGCCTTACGGATCCCGGGACTCATGCAG TGCTGTGGAGAAGTTGTTCACAATATAAACAGGTAGCCAGCAACGAGGACctt CTTTTATCccagtttatttctccttttactgGATGCATTTATGGAAGGCACAtaacag GTCTTTgtgggaagaaacaaaaagaaattacaaaagcaATTAAGAGAGCTCAAATACTGG GGTTTATGCCAGTTACATACAAGGATCCTGCATATCTCAAAGACCCTAAAGTTTGTAACATCAAATACAGGGAGTAA
- the ABRAXAS1 gene encoding BRCA1-A complex subunit Abraxas 1 isoform X1, with translation MEGESTSAVLSGFVLGALAFQHLNTDSDTEGFLLGEVKGEAKNSITDSQMDDVEVIYTIDVQKYIPCYQLFSFYNSSGEVNEQALKKILSSVKKDVVGWYKFRRHSDQVMTFRERLLHRNLQKHLSSQELVFLLLTPSIITESCSTHRLEHALYKPQKGLFHRIPLVVANLGMSEQLGYKTVSGSCMSAGFSRAVKTHSSEFFKEDGSLKEVHKINEMYASLQEELKSICKKVEHSERAVEKLLKDVNRLKQEIKKRKQAQIQAAREKNVQKDPQENVFLCQALRTIFPDCEFLHSCVVSLKNRHISKSTCNTTHHVSVDGLTLLVEYTDSPEASPAGSTLQTSKRKASDADDGGRFKKSRLLELQNIPSKADTDSSDQEKASTMSSPETDEELEKRKGSGEYPQSPTF, from the exons aTGGAGGGCGAGAGCACGTCGGCGGTGCTCTCTGGTTTTGTGCTCGGCGCTCTCGCCTTCCAGCACCTCAACACCGACTCGGACACG GAAGGTTTTCTCCTTGGGGAGGTGAAAGGTGAAGCTAAGAACAGCATAACTGATTCCCAAATGGATGATGTTGAAGTTATTTATACAATTG atgttCAGAAATACATTCCATGCTATCAGCTCTTTAG CTTTTACAATTCTTCTGGTGAAGTCAATGAGCAAGCGctgaagaaaatattatcaaGTGTCAAAAAG GATGTAGTTGGTTGGTACAAATTCCGACGTCATTCAGATCAGGTCATGACATTTAGAGAGAGGCTCCTTCACAGAAATTTACAGAAGCATCTTTCAAGCCAGGAACTTGTTTTTCTGTTATTAACACCAAGTATAATAACAGAAAGCTGCTCTACTCATCGGCTGGAGCATGCCTTGTATAAACCTCAGAAAGG actTTTTCATAGAATACCTTTAGTGGTGGCCAATCTGGGCATGTCTGAACAACTGGGTTATAAAACTGTATCTGGTTCCTGTATGTCTGCTGGTTTTAGTCGAGCAGTAAAAACACACAG ctctgaattttttaaagaagatggaTCTTTAAAGGAGGTACATAAGATAAATGAAATGTATGCTTCTTTACAAGAAGAATTAAAG AGTATATGCAAAAAAGTGGAACACAGTGAGAGAGCAGTAGAGAAACTGCTAAAGGATGTAAACAGattaaaacaggaaattaaaaaaagaaaacaagcacagATTCAAGCAGCAC gagaGAAGAATGTACAAAAAGACCCTCAGGAGAACGTTTTTCTTTGTCAAGCTTTACGGACCATTTTTCCAGATTGTGAATTTCTTCATTCATgtgttgtttctttgaaaaataggCATATTTCTAAAAGTACCTGTAATACCACCCACCATGTCAGCGTGGATGGCCTGACCCTACTGGTGGAGTACACTGACAGTCCGGAAGCTAGTCCAGCTGGTAGCACACTGCAGACGAGTAAGCGCAAGGCTTCCGATGCAGATGACGGAGGGCGGTTCAAGAAGTCACGGCTGTTAGAGCTACAGAACATACCATCTAAGGCAGATACTGACAGCAGCGACCAGGAAAAGGCATCCACAATGAGTAGCCCAGAAACAGATGAAGAGCTTGAGAAAAGGAAGGGCTCTGGTGAATATCCACAGTCTCCGACCTTTTGA
- the MRPS18C gene encoding 28S ribosomal protein S18c, mitochondrial isoform X2 produces the protein MAAVVSLCSRLGRRKSTDFVNAAVCLTDPGTHAVLWRSCSQYKQVASNEDLVFVGRNKKKLQKQLRELKYWGLCQLHTRILHISKTLKFVTSNTGSKLYKVINKLINICVMIILTQTIRFNNL, from the exons ATGGCCGCTGTGGTATCTCTTTGCAGTCGGTTGGGGAGGAGAAAGTCGACAGACTTCGTGAATGCTGCTGTCTGCCTTACGGATCCCGGGACTCATGCAG TGCTGTGGAGAAGTTGTTCACAATATAAACAGGTAGCCAGCAACGAGGACctt GTCTTTgtgggaagaaacaaaaagaaattacaaaagcaATTAAGAGAGCTCAAATACTGG GGTTTATGCCAGTTACATACAAGGATCCTGCATATCTCAAAGACCCTAAAGTTTGTAACATCAAATACAGGGAGTAAATTATATAAAGTTATCAATAAACTTATCAATATTTGTGTGATGATAATATTGACTCAAACTATAAGATTTAATAACCTTTGA
- the MRPS18C gene encoding 28S ribosomal protein S18c, mitochondrial isoform X1 yields MAAVVSLCSRLGRRKSTDFVNAAVCLTDPGTHAVLWRSCSQYKQVASNEDLPVPMENPYKEPLKKCILCEKHVDYKNVQLLSQFISPFTGCIYGRHITGLCGKKQKEITKAIKRAQILGFMPVTYKDPAYLKDPKVCNIKYRE; encoded by the exons ATGGCCGCTGTGGTATCTCTTTGCAGTCGGTTGGGGAGGAGAAAGTCGACAGACTTCGTGAATGCTGCTGTCTGCCTTACGGATCCCGGGACTCATGCAG TGCTGTGGAGAAGTTGTTCACAATATAAACAGGTAGCCAGCAACGAGGACctt CCTGTTCCAATGGAAAATCCTTATAAGGAGCCTCTGAAAAAATGTATCTTGTGTGAAAAACATGTAGATTATAAGAATGTGCAG CTTTTATCccagtttatttctccttttactgGATGCATTTATGGAAGGCACAtaacag GTCTTTgtgggaagaaacaaaaagaaattacaaaagcaATTAAGAGAGCTCAAATACTGG GGTTTATGCCAGTTACATACAAGGATCCTGCATATCTCAAAGACCCTAAAGTTTGTAACATCAAATACAGGGAGTAA
- the ABRAXAS1 gene encoding BRCA1-A complex subunit Abraxas 1 isoform X2 — translation MEGESTSAVLSGFVLGALAFQHLNTDSDTEGFLLGEVKGEAKNSITDSQMDDVEVIYTIDVQKYIPCYQLFSFYNSSGEVNEQALKKILSSVKKDVVGWYKFRRHSDQVMTFRERLLHRNLQKHLSSQELVFLLLTPSIITESCSTHRLEHALYKPQKGSEFFKEDGSLKEVHKINEMYASLQEELKSICKKVEHSERAVEKLLKDVNRLKQEIKKRKQAQIQAAREKNVQKDPQENVFLCQALRTIFPDCEFLHSCVVSLKNRHISKSTCNTTHHVSVDGLTLLVEYTDSPEASPAGSTLQTSKRKASDADDGGRFKKSRLLELQNIPSKADTDSSDQEKASTMSSPETDEELEKRKGSGEYPQSPTF, via the exons aTGGAGGGCGAGAGCACGTCGGCGGTGCTCTCTGGTTTTGTGCTCGGCGCTCTCGCCTTCCAGCACCTCAACACCGACTCGGACACG GAAGGTTTTCTCCTTGGGGAGGTGAAAGGTGAAGCTAAGAACAGCATAACTGATTCCCAAATGGATGATGTTGAAGTTATTTATACAATTG atgttCAGAAATACATTCCATGCTATCAGCTCTTTAG CTTTTACAATTCTTCTGGTGAAGTCAATGAGCAAGCGctgaagaaaatattatcaaGTGTCAAAAAG GATGTAGTTGGTTGGTACAAATTCCGACGTCATTCAGATCAGGTCATGACATTTAGAGAGAGGCTCCTTCACAGAAATTTACAGAAGCATCTTTCAAGCCAGGAACTTGTTTTTCTGTTATTAACACCAAGTATAATAACAGAAAGCTGCTCTACTCATCGGCTGGAGCATGCCTTGTATAAACCTCAGAAAGG ctctgaattttttaaagaagatggaTCTTTAAAGGAGGTACATAAGATAAATGAAATGTATGCTTCTTTACAAGAAGAATTAAAG AGTATATGCAAAAAAGTGGAACACAGTGAGAGAGCAGTAGAGAAACTGCTAAAGGATGTAAACAGattaaaacaggaaattaaaaaaagaaaacaagcacagATTCAAGCAGCAC gagaGAAGAATGTACAAAAAGACCCTCAGGAGAACGTTTTTCTTTGTCAAGCTTTACGGACCATTTTTCCAGATTGTGAATTTCTTCATTCATgtgttgtttctttgaaaaataggCATATTTCTAAAAGTACCTGTAATACCACCCACCATGTCAGCGTGGATGGCCTGACCCTACTGGTGGAGTACACTGACAGTCCGGAAGCTAGTCCAGCTGGTAGCACACTGCAGACGAGTAAGCGCAAGGCTTCCGATGCAGATGACGGAGGGCGGTTCAAGAAGTCACGGCTGTTAGAGCTACAGAACATACCATCTAAGGCAGATACTGACAGCAGCGACCAGGAAAAGGCATCCACAATGAGTAGCCCAGAAACAGATGAAGAGCTTGAGAAAAGGAAGGGCTCTGGTGAATATCCACAGTCTCCGACCTTTTGA